GGGCGGGAATGCGCGGGGAGATGGTGTTTCTTTGCAAGGTCTTGCTGGCAGGATAGCCCGAACCGCGAATACTTGGACACCGCATTGCGTCCCACCCCCTATGCTCGCCCGAACCCTTCCCAACCCCGTCCGCGCCCTGGTTGCCACGCTGCTCCTCGCGGTAGCTGCACCCTCCGCATCCCTCCACGCCGAGATGCGTTCCGCCTGGGTCGCCTCCGTACACAACTTGAACTTCCCCTCCGAGGCTGCACTTCCCGCCGAAGCCCAGCAGATGCAGATTCGCCGCATTGTGAGCCTGGCGGAGGCGAGCGGGTTGAATGCCCTCATGGTCCAGGTGCGGCCAGAAGGGGATGCGTTGTATCGTTCGCGCCTTGAGCCGTGGAGCCGCTTCGTCTCGGGAGCCCAAGGGGTGGATCCGGGTTATGACCCACTCGCCACCTTCATCGCCGAGGGACGTGCGAAGGGCATCGCCATTCACGCGTGGATCAATCCCTACCGCGCAGCGACCAGCAGCAAAGTGACGCGTGCGCGCAATCACATCACGAATACCATGCCCGGCGCGGTGCGCCGCGTGGGCTCCATGCTCTGGATGGACCCCGGCGAGCCCGCCGTGCGCCAGCATGTGGTGCGCGTGGTGCAGGACATCGTGAATCGCTACGACGTGGCCGGCGTGGTGATTGATGACTATTTCTATCCCTACCCCGGCAGCGGCATCCCGCGTGGCACCTTCCCCGATGACGCGACCTATGCGAAGTATGGCAAGGGCCAGAGCCGCGGCGACTGGCGTCGTAACAACGTGCACTCCCTCGTGCGCGATCTGCACGGGGTGGTCTCCGGCTCGGGCAAACGTTTTGGCGTGAGTCCCTTCGGCATCTGGCGTCCGAATGTGCCCCCCGGCGTGGATGCCCAGCTCGACCAGGTGATGGAAATCTACTCCGACCCGCTCGTGTGGATGCGCGAGGGCTGGATTGATTACCTCTCCCCGCAGCTCTACTGGGCCGATGCCGGTCCGCAGAGCTACTCCGCCCTCCTGCGGTGGTGGCGTAGCCCGCAGGCCAATCCCCGCGGCGTGCCCATCATCCCCAGCATCGCCGCCGACCGCATGGGCGGCAGCCACAAGTGGCCCGCCAGTGAGATCGCGCGCCAGCTGGAGCTGGAGAAAAAAATAGGCCCCCGCCGTGCCAATAGTGCTGGCTTCATCATCTGGAGCATGGGCCCCGTGATGAAGGACCTGAAAGGCGTGCGCGGAGTGATACGGAGTTCGCGGTAGCGCGAATCAACGTAGCTCGCGAGTCCCTTCGCGAGTGTATTTCAAGAGGCAAAACCTCGCGAGTAATGCCACAGAGTCGCTTCCGGTTAACCAAAGAGACGAAGTGTAGCTTCAGCAGGAAGTCGGGTCTCCTGACCGGACAGCGTCCGATGGGTCTCCCGACCCGTCGTGCGAGTGGCGTGAGTACGCGAAGACATTCGAAGGAACGACCAAGCACTTCTGTGTGTTGCTCAGAGGCAGTTCAACACGCACTCGTGTCTTTCAAATTTCTGGCGGGTAGGAAAACCCGCCGGACGCTGTCCGGTCAGGAGACCCGACTTCCTGGCACACAGCGCGAACGGATCTCACGCGTGTATCTCAGAATGCAAACCTCGCGAAGGGACTCGCGAGCTACGTTGGAGGTGAGCCCTCGCTGCGTCTCTGCCTCCTCTGCATCGCACGACGTAACCAACACCCACATGCAAAACCCAACCAATCCTCTGCGTCCTTTGCCTCTGTGCCCCTTTGCGGTTAACCGGAATCGTCTCCACAACCCGGCTAACTCCCTGCACCAACGTTGCGGCTGCGAAGGAGGTTGAGATGCACAGAGCGAACGCACCACGCGAGTGTATTTCAGAGCGCAAAAAGCCTCGCGAAGGGACTCGCGAGCTACGTTGGGCTTCCACCCGCCGCCTTCCGCAGCACCTCCATCGTCCTCTTCTGGTGTCCCTGCACCACCTCGCGTGCCTTCGCCGCTTTCGCTTTCGCTGCCGCAGGGTCCTTCGCCATCGCCAGCACGGTGCTGGGCAAACGCAGACGGTCCTCCGTGTTATCCAAATCAAACAACCAGTCACCTAGACCGATGTCCTGCCACATAAAACCCTTCGTCGTCTGCTCCACGAAGCGGCACACAATCGCAGGCACACCATTGCCGATGCACATGATGGGGCTGTGCATCTCATTGCCGAAGAGGCCGGCGCTGCGCACATAGGTGCTGAGCGCTTCATCCGTGAGCCAGAAGTTCTTGCGCCACACCACCTTGGCCTTCACGTCATTTGGCAGCGGGTCCACGATGAGCAGTTTGCCATCCTCCATCTGGGTGGAATCCTCGGGACACACCAGCACCTTCATGTCTGTCTCCCGCGTCACGGCGATGATGGCCTCACGCAGCAGCACGTGGTCATGGTCCTTCATCTCGTCATTGCGACGCTGCTTGTTCTCATCAAACGCATAACCCTTCTTCACCTTCCAATACGGCGCATTGCGCAGGTTCGGTATGGTGCAGAAGAATTTACCCTCCTCCAATCCATGCTGCTTCATGAAGGCAAGCGCAGCCTCATCATTGCGCAAGTCGCAGCCGAACGCGCCATCCGGTCCGAAATCGATGATGGGACACTTCACGCCGCCGTCCTTCACCACCTTCAGTGAACGGCTGTCGCGCAGGAAGACAAAGCTCGCCGTATCCAGCAGCGCGCGGCAGTTGTCATCGAGACCGTTGTTCCGCATGATCTTCATGCCCGGGTCTCCCGCAGGAGCCATGGTGATGCCGTACACTCCGTATGGCTTGCCGGTTTCCTTCTTCCACTCCGCCACATCACGATGCGCCGTGAGATACGGACCCGAGCCATGCAGGAGGAAATCACACGCGAAGACCTCGCTCTTGTCCTTCGTGATGGTGAGTTTCGGAAAGCGCTTCTTCAGCATCTCCTCCACGCCATTCTCCACATTCATCGGCCACAGGATGACCTCCATCTCCGGCAGATGCTTCTCAATCAACGCGAGCACACCCGGTGTATGACCGATGTCCCCGATATTCACCGTCTGCCAGGACGAGCGCAACACGATGCGCGGCTTGCGTTCCCCCGCAGCAATCGCGGGAATGGATGCGAGCGCGGAGGCCAGGGCAGTATGTAGGAAGTGACGGCGATGCATGGGGAAGAATATCGTGTGATGCGATGTATGGGTCAGCGGGTTTTCCGCGGAAACCACTGGCGGTTATCCCATATCTGATGGGAGAGGGGCCTTGGTGGCGGCTCCAGGATGATGGAACCAGCGAGGATCAGTCCCTTTGGTGTTTCATGAATGGTGGCGTCCGCAAGGTAGGGCGGAATGTCGGTGCCTACAATTTGGGCCCGAACTGACGATGCCTCGGGAGGCACTACGCTTTTCACTACGCTGGCCGGATAGCGCGTCAGGCTGATTCCGAGTTTCCTTTGGAACTCCTCCAGGTCTTTGATGGGCTCAGCCGGAATGAGCACCCAAACACACTTGCATATGCGGATTTCAAACTCGACGCCGGATTTGAATTTTGCCACCACCATGTCCAGTCCTCCGGATTCCGGAGTTGCAGGACAGAGCACTCCTTTCCTCTGGCCTTTTGCTGGAATGCCCAAAGCCTTCAGCAGCATCCGATCCATGGAGGTATTGGCAAACATGTCTGCCATGGGAAGAGGTGGCCCAGTGTGAGGCACCGCCTTTTGCCCGGCCAGCATCAATGCCGTGGAGGTCCAGGGGTCTTTCTTGAACGTGTGATCGGGATCACCCGGCATGAATTCTCGATGCCAGTCATAGGCTGAATTATCGAGCTCCAGGTCCTCCCAAACCGGCTCCTCCGCCATGCAGGTGACGGCGAGAAACAAAAGAGGAAGCAGGCAACGGGCAATGGCATGCATGGCAGGTGATGCGGGCTGCATGAGACTGGCAGAAAGCCGGAGGGAGGGCAATGCGAGAAAATGCCACTGCCCGTCTCCATCTACTGCGCACTCTGCGCCACCGGCTTCATCAGCACCTCATACGCATACTGCGCCAGCATCTTGTGCGCTTGCGTGGTGGGGTGCAGACCATCCGCGGAGAAGAGATGCTTGTCATCATTCGCGCCCTTCGTCACTTCCACGAA
The Roseimicrobium gellanilyticum DNA segment above includes these coding regions:
- a CDS encoding glycoside hydrolase family 10 protein, producing MLARTLPNPVRALVATLLLAVAAPSASLHAEMRSAWVASVHNLNFPSEAALPAEAQQMQIRRIVSLAEASGLNALMVQVRPEGDALYRSRLEPWSRFVSGAQGVDPGYDPLATFIAEGRAKGIAIHAWINPYRAATSSKVTRARNHITNTMPGAVRRVGSMLWMDPGEPAVRQHVVRVVQDIVNRYDVAGVVIDDYFYPYPGSGIPRGTFPDDATYAKYGKGQSRGDWRRNNVHSLVRDLHGVVSGSGKRFGVSPFGIWRPNVPPGVDAQLDQVMEIYSDPLVWMREGWIDYLSPQLYWADAGPQSYSALLRWWRSPQANPRGVPIIPSIAADRMGGSHKWPASEIARQLELEKKIGPRRANSAGFIIWSMGPVMKDLKGVRGVIRSSR
- a CDS encoding polysaccharide pyruvyl transferase family protein; amino-acid sequence: MHRRHFLHTALASALASIPAIAAGERKPRIVLRSSWQTVNIGDIGHTPGVLALIEKHLPEMEVILWPMNVENGVEEMLKKRFPKLTITKDKSEVFACDFLLHGSGPYLTAHRDVAEWKKETGKPYGVYGITMAPAGDPGMKIMRNNGLDDNCRALLDTASFVFLRDSRSLKVVKDGGVKCPIIDFGPDGAFGCDLRNDEAALAFMKQHGLEEGKFFCTIPNLRNAPYWKVKKGYAFDENKQRRNDEMKDHDHVLLREAIIAVTRETDMKVLVCPEDSTQMEDGKLLIVDPLPNDVKAKVVWRKNFWLTDEALSTYVRSAGLFGNEMHSPIMCIGNGVPAIVCRFVEQTTKGFMWQDIGLGDWLFDLDNTEDRLRLPSTVLAMAKDPAAAKAKAAKAREVVQGHQKRTMEVLRKAAGGSPT